One Setaria viridis chromosome 7, Setaria_viridis_v4.0, whole genome shotgun sequence genomic region harbors:
- the LOC117862544 gene encoding uncharacterized protein At1g65710, with protein sequence MGLCFSKKQHAKRRDGQPCNDAKKSGSRKSGRDAAPVVGAKKVPQSKAPASATAKKAVARPEEPAADKRTVFVVKAAAAAAAAEVAAAAKAGSGEAAEVKRAAPEEEEPRPVAVVRAPVRTSSCTKEEVDAILIQCGRLSRSSSASGKAPSGEHGGGHRRYAGSKRSYDFDHERRGGGGADECDWGREGAAVSRPSPRRRTPDRKRSASHDGRTGGGSGSRSGRVSRSPGRRADVAPAAGSSGTGERGARQQPGKMVSVPARDKGRAPSPVKAASSGKRYPSPTLRSNSPARAAAAGNENALVQPTHGPSLSRSSSRKAEQSPFRRNPMAELDENALDNNHHHNNGNNGKLQKKSADAAVALPQKTVERAKDQIPSSRAVKEKEIVDEAVASDTKASSARMNATHSVSIVAENVTNLKPGSRSSRRSSRDFDHNGNSYASLLLEDIQNYHQQSTSAATATAAPTFALPACVSKACSILEAVADLNSSSSENKSFELERSVNDKESVNGRYGGKGPGPSLVVESEVGVKDDLMEPSMHKYVSVRDIRGVGETEPQESAGSNSFAGNAWTCSWEPNSVDSTDRTRTASQSWQYNGDEVEQVTEQSWQSKQKAAASQEPSRRGSTSNVHVQRVRGSAVSGRSDGRGVSASSSVV encoded by the exons ATGGGGCTCTGTTTCAGCAAGAAGCAGCACGCGAAGCGGCGAGACGGGCAGCCGTGCAACGACGCCAAGAAGAGCGGCAGCCGGAAATCCGGCAGGGACGCCGCACCGGTCGTCGGTGCCAAGAAAGTGCCCCAGTCAAAGGCGCCGGCTTCGGCGACGGCCAAGAAGGCCGTAGCAAGGCCGGAGGAGCCGGCAGCCGACAAGAGGACGGTGTTCGTCGTCaaggcagccgcggcggcggcggccgcggaggtcGCTGCAGCCGCGAAGGCCGGgtccggggaggcggcggaggtgaagcgggcggcgccggaggaggaggagccgaggccCGTCGCGGTGGTGCGGGCGCCGGTGCGCACGTCGAGCTGCAccaaggaggaggtggacgcGATCCTGATCCAGTGCGGCCGCCTCAGCCGGAGCTCGTCGGCGTCCGGGAAGGCGCCGTCGggggagcacggcggcgggcacCGGAGGTACGCCGGATCCAAGCGGAGCTACGACTTCGACCACGAGAGGAGGGGCGGGGGCGGTGCCGACGAGTGCGATTGGGGCAGGGAGGGGGCCGCGGTGTCCAggccctccccgcgccgccggacgccggaCCGGAAGCGGTCCGCGAGCCACGACGGCCGCActggcggcgggagcgggagccgGAGCGGGAGGGTGAGCCGGtcgccggggcggcgcgcggacgtcgcccccgccgcggggagcTCGGGGACCGGCGAGCGGGGCGCGCGGCAGCAGCCGGGGAAGATGGTGTCGGTCCCGGCTAGGGACAAGgggcgcgcgccgtcgccggtgaAGGCTGCGTCGTCTGGGAAGAGGTACCCATCGCCGACGCTGAGGTCGAACTCGCCTGCGAGGGCGGCCGCCGCAGGGAATGAGAACGCCCTGGTGCAGCCGACGCACGGGCCGTCCCTGAGCCGGAGCTCCTCGAGGAAGGCCGAGCAGTCGCCCTTCCGGCGCAACCCCATGGCGGAGCTCGACGAGAACGCTCTCGACaacaaccaccaccacaacaATGGCAACAACGGCAAGCTCCAAAAG AAATCCGCCGATGCTGCTGTCGCATTGCCGCAGAAGACAGTGGAGCGGGCAAAGGATCAGATCCCCAGCAGCCGAGCTGTGAAGGAGAAGGAGATTGTGGACGAGGCCGTGGCGTCGGACACAAAGGCTTCGTCTGCAAGGATGAACGCGACCCACTCGGTGAGCATCGTGGCCGAGAACGTCACCAATCTGAAGCCGGGGAGCCGGTCGTCGAGGCGGTCCTCGCGCGACTTCGACCACAATGGCAACTCGTACGCGTCCCTGCTCCTCGAGGACATCCAAAACTACCACCAGCAGAGCACCAGCGCCGCCACTGCCACTGCCGCGCCGACCTTCGCTCTCCCGGCGTGCGTGTCGAAGGCCTGCTCGATCCTTGAAGCCGTCGCTGACCTCAACTCCTCTTCGTCCGAGAACAAGAGCTTCGAGCTGGAGAGGTCGGTCAACGACAAGGAGTCGGTCAACGGGAGGTACGGTGGCAAGGGTCCAGGCCCCAGCCTCGTGGTCGAGTCGGAGGTCGGCGTGAAGGACGACCTCATGGAGCCGAGCATGCACAAATACGTCTCGGTGCGTGACATCCGCGGGGTCGGGGAGACCGAGCCGCAGGAGTCCGCGGGGAGCAACAGCTTCGCCGGCAACGCCTGGACGTGCTCCTGGGAGCCCAATTCCGTCGACTCCACGGACCGGACCAGGACGGCCTCGCAGTCATGGCAGTACAATGGTGACGAGGTGGAGCAGGTCACGGAGCAGTCATGGCAGAGCAAGcagaaggcggcggcgtcgcaggAGCCCAGCCGCCGTGGTTCAACTAGCAATGTTCACGTTCAACGCGTGCGTGGCAGTGCCGTCAGTGGCCGGTCCGATGGTCGCGGTGTTTCGGCGAG